The stretch of DNA GGCAAGCTTCTCCTGAATCATCCCGGGCTGCTCGCAGATGCGGATTAGGTACAAATACTGCCCCTTCGTAAGCTCCAATTCCTTGAATTCGATATTGCTGATTGAGTCGAACGCCCTGGCAATCATCCCGATTTCACGTAAAATCTCTCTCAATTTCAACGCTCCTATTTCCGGTATTTTGTTGTAAATACAACAAAATAGACTTATACTAATAGACATTAAGACATCCCTGGTTCCATTATGACCCGATCCGAACCGGAAAGCCAGAAGCGGATGCGGCAATTATTGAACTGCGGCCTGAAATCCCAAGACTTTACGAGGTGAGCGCTGATGAACTGGCATCTGAAGGCATTTGACGAGCTGTCCAATCTGGAGCTGTATAATATTTTGAAAGCAAGAACCAACATTTTCGTCGTTGAACAGAACTGCCCTTATTCCGAAGTAGACGGCAAGGACCCGGCCTGCCATCATCTGTTCCTGGAGGACCAAGGCGAGATTATCGCCTACCTTCGCATTCTGCCCCCGGGCGTGGCTTACCCCGAAGCGTCCGTCGGCCGGTTCATCGTCGATCCGAAGCTCCGGGGAACGGGCCTCGGCAGAGAACTGTTCGGCAGGGGGCTGGATTTTGTCAGAGACAGCTTGCGGGAAACACGCATTAAGATCCATGCGCAGGCCTATCTCAGAGACTTCTACGCCTCCTTCGGCTTCGAGCCGGTGTCGGACGTCTATCTGGAAGATGGAATTCCGCATATCGAAATGCTTCTGTCGGCGGGAGAGTAGTCTTTTTCCCGCTATCTGGCTTATAAATCTCCTTATGAGCTTTTGCACCTATTCTCTAAAAAGGAGTGTTGGCATTGGGACGCATTATTGTGCTGTACGGTCCGTCCGCTTCCGGCAAAACCGAAATTCAGCGGCAGCTGACGGCCCCAGGATTTCCCAGAATCATCACAGCAACGACCCGCCCTGCGCGGGCGAATGAAATTGATGGCGTGCATTACCTGTTCCTGGACAAAGAGAGCTTCCGCGAGAAAATGACGTGCGGGGAGCTGATCGAGTGGACCGAATATAACGGAGAATGGTATGGAACGCTGCGTTCCAGCATCGAGGAAGCTATAGCCGGTCCGGTGGATGCCAGTATCATCCTGGATCTTGCCGGCGTGCTTGCGCTTAAAGAGCGCTACACAGAGCATATCCTCGCAGTCTACATCGGAGCGAACCTCGCCTCTCTCACCAGAAGGCTTGTTGAAAGAGACGGAGATGCGGCTGAAAGGGCAAACAGGCTGCGCAAGGCCCGTAAGCAGGAGCTTACCGAAGCCTATATGCAGCCTGCAGACGCCGTCCTGTGGAATAACGACGGAACCGATTTCGCGGAGACGCTGAAGCGCGTGCGGGAAATCATTGCTTCCCATCGGCGGGAGACGTAACGACTACACTGCTTACCCGTGCGGATTTGAGTGCTTTTGTAAACATCTTGATGGCAGACAGGATAAGAATGAAGCCCAGCACCAATTTCAACAAGCTGGAAGAAATATAAGCGATTAAAAGGCCGCCTATGAACGAACCCAGAATCGAACCGAGCCCCATCGGAAAGACCAGTTCCCTCCACTCTTTTTTCTCCGCATACGCCCCATTGGAAGCATGCTTGATCATCCCGATCACCACCGTCGGCAGACTAATTAGGACGCTGGCGGTGCCCGCTATCTTAATGTCCACCCCGTAAACGAGCAGCAGAGTCGGAATAATCAATTCCCCTCCGGCAACCCCGAGCAAACTGCTCACAATACCGATTCCTATCCCAAAAGCAATCCCAACGAGAATGGCAACCGTCAGCGGCATCGGAATTCCGCTGGAGACAACTGGAGAGAAGCCTTCCGCAACAAGCAATACGCCAATGGAGACGAGCAGAATGAGAATAACTTTCTCGAGCGTGCGCTCGGACAAGCGCTTGGAGTAGTTCGCCCCCGTGTATGCGCCAATCATCCCCCCGGCGATAAAAGAGGCAATGACCGGCAGGATGGCCGTCAGCTCTTTAAGCGGAGCCTGAGGAAGACGAAAAGCCAGCGAGGAGATCAGGGTAACCAGGCTGACGGCCAAATTGAACGCAACTGCCTGCCGTGTAGAATATTTGAACAAACCTACCAACACAGGGAGACGGAATTCCGCCCCGCCGAGTCCGATTAACCCGCCCAGGCAGCCGATTGGCGTTCCTGTTAGCAATGCAAGCAGTGATTTTTTTCCTTTTTCATTCATTAAAAACGGCTCCTCTCTCACAAAATCGAACAAAACGCCACGAAACATAACAAAACCGGATTTAAAAAAAGTGTATCCTAGCCTATAATAATTGACAAGAGCAACATTTGAACGAATATTGACGAGGTGATCTTCCACATGTCCGATAACACCCTATCCTATTCACCCGAAGAGGTTTCCAAAATTCTCAAAATTTCCAAAGGCACCGTGTATGATCTTATCAAACGAGGGGAGCTTCCCTCCTATCGGATCGGAAAAAAACTGCGGGTCGCTCCATCCGATCTGGAAGCATACACCCGCCCTTCCTATGCTGCTCCAAAGCATCAGCCCGAAGCGCCGGCGGTTTCCATGGAGAAGCTGATTCTGGATAATCATGGACTCATCATATGCGGCCAGGATATTGTTCTTGACGTGCTTTCCCGGCATATTGAAAAAAGAAACCCCTCCATCCGCTCCCTGCGTTCCTATGTCGGCAGTCTTGACGGGCTTCTCTCTCTTTACCGGGGGACTGCGAATCTCGCCGCCGCTCATTTATGGGATGGTGAAACCGATGAATTTAACATTCCTTACGTCCGCAGACTGCTGCCCGGGCACCGGTGCGTAATCGTTAATCTGGTGTTCCGCAATCAGGGATTCTATGTCGCTCCCGGCAACCCGAAGAATATGCGCTCCTGGGAGAGTCTATTGGAACCGGGAATCCTCTTTGCCAATCGGGAAAAAGGTTCGGGAACCCGCATCATGCTGGACGAATGGCTGCGCAGTATGAACGCAGATGCCCATTCCATTCAGGGCTACGGGCATGAAGAGATGAGCCATATCGCCGTGGCAAGCGCCGTCGCGCGGGGAATTGCCGATGTGGGGATCGGAACGGAGAAAGCGGCGCAGCAGGTGTCCGGCGTCGATTTCATCCCGCTCAAGAAGGAGCGGTACGATCTTGTCTTTTACAAGGAGGATATGGACAAGCCGCATTTCCAGGCACTCCTGGCAACTCTGCGGTCGCCCGAATTCAAGCATGAAGTAAGCGGGCTAGGAGGCTACGATACTTCGCGCTGCGGGGAGATTGTGGGAGAGGTGTGAAGCTTGAAAGAGGCCGTGTTTCTTAACCAAATCGAGTAGGAGGCTACCCATTAACTGAGTAGCCGACCTCTCACACCACCGTACGTACCGTTCGGTATACGGCGGTTCAACCGTTTAAGTGCAATTGACGTAAACGCTCGTACTGCGCAGGAAAGTCATAATATCCTGCCTGTGCGAGCTTTTCGTTTGTTATGGAACGAGACAGCACCGGGCTTCCGGCGATGCGCCAGTACCCCAGACGGGAGTTCCCCCACTGGTAAGC from Paenibacillus sophorae encodes:
- a CDS encoding guanylate kinase; protein product: MGRIIVLYGPSASGKTEIQRQLTAPGFPRIITATTRPARANEIDGVHYLFLDKESFREKMTCGELIEWTEYNGEWYGTLRSSIEEAIAGPVDASIILDLAGVLALKERYTEHILAVYIGANLASLTRRLVERDGDAAERANRLRKARKQELTEAYMQPADAVLWNNDGTDFAETLKRVREIIASHRRET
- a CDS encoding helix-turn-helix transcriptional regulator, with protein sequence MSDNTLSYSPEEVSKILKISKGTVYDLIKRGELPSYRIGKKLRVAPSDLEAYTRPSYAAPKHQPEAPAVSMEKLILDNHGLIICGQDIVLDVLSRHIEKRNPSIRSLRSYVGSLDGLLSLYRGTANLAAAHLWDGETDEFNIPYVRRLLPGHRCVIVNLVFRNQGFYVAPGNPKNMRSWESLLEPGILFANREKGSGTRIMLDEWLRSMNADAHSIQGYGHEEMSHIAVASAVARGIADVGIGTEKAAQQVSGVDFIPLKKERYDLVFYKEDMDKPHFQALLATLRSPEFKHEVSGLGGYDTSRCGEIVGEV
- a CDS encoding GNAT family N-acetyltransferase; this encodes MNWHLKAFDELSNLELYNILKARTNIFVVEQNCPYSEVDGKDPACHHLFLEDQGEIIAYLRILPPGVAYPEASVGRFIVDPKLRGTGLGRELFGRGLDFVRDSLRETRIKIHAQAYLRDFYASFGFEPVSDVYLEDGIPHIEMLLSAGE
- a CDS encoding sulfite exporter TauE/SafE family protein, translating into MNEKGKKSLLALLTGTPIGCLGGLIGLGGAEFRLPVLVGLFKYSTRQAVAFNLAVSLVTLISSLAFRLPQAPLKELTAILPVIASFIAGGMIGAYTGANYSKRLSERTLEKVILILLVSIGVLLVAEGFSPVVSSGIPMPLTVAILVGIAFGIGIGIVSSLLGVAGGELIIPTLLLVYGVDIKIAGTASVLISLPTVVIGMIKHASNGAYAEKKEWRELVFPMGLGSILGSFIGGLLIAYISSSLLKLVLGFILILSAIKMFTKALKSARVSSVVVTSPADGKQ